A section of the Dermacentor silvarum isolate Dsil-2018 unplaced genomic scaffold, BIME_Dsil_1.4 Seq836, whole genome shotgun sequence genome encodes:
- the LOC119435691 gene encoding uncharacterized protein LOC119435691 has translation MRYPPSPELLPDGEELYRYADVDVRRSMMPSELVREIVEARVLYSTGLLTLKGFRKLKSQLIEQYVRNATLVGDQEVDLVFRQKAATNAAAVNETMSRPPQRALLGLREGWLPWEKQNLFGSLMKVRATGIFSSVCVFNCDIRS, from the exons ATGAG GTATCCTCCATCTCCTGAGCTGCTTCCTGATGGTGAGGAATTGTATCGCTATGCGGACGTTGACGTGAGACGTTCTATGATGCCTAGTGAACTTGTACGAGAGATCGTGGAAGCCAGGGTCTTATATTCAACAG GACTGCTGACCCTGAAAGGCTTTCGTAAGCTCAAGTCCCAGCTGATTGAGCAGTATGTAAGAAATGCCACCTTGGTGGGAGATCAGGAGGTTGACCTCGTCTTCCGGCAAAAGGCGGCTACGAATGCTGCTGCAGTCAACGAAACCATGTCACGGCCGCCTCAACGTGCACTGCTCGGCCTTCGGGAAGGCTGGCTGCCGTGGGAAAAGCAGAACCTGTTTGGTTCCTTGATGAAGGTGAGGGCGACTGGCATCTTCAGCAGCGTGTGCGTATTTAACTGTGACATTCGAAGTTGA
- the LOC119435692 gene encoding uncharacterized protein LOC119435692: protein MEGLEPFDIAHPEEWEDYAERFQFFLEAQGVTDASKKRSTFLSRCGPATFQLARALVAPAQLKDTPFETIVAVLRDHLAPKPPELARRYEFHRRDQAPSESAAAYLAALRTTAQHCNFNDLDTVLRDRFVFGLQNDMVKRRLLAKKEVSFTSAVEEAVAAEAIAREASLPSFQTTNTSSFEPVHQGTTTGDDDEQDTAEDVLRLRASPTQRRDTERLGGGPCASCGGPHERRLCRFRGAQCRECGKTGHIAKVCRSRRQLSPRRNARDHARTQQFKTTPRTNISYCDDLAVTAINEVSKPAKRKIPVSVKIEGTQCQMEVDSG, encoded by the coding sequence ATGGAGGGGCTCGAGCCTTTCGACATCGCTCACCCTGAAGAGTGGGAGGACTATGCAGAACGCTTCCAGTTCTTCCTCGAGGCGCAGGGCGTTACGGACGCCAGCAAGAAGAGATCGACATTCCTCAGCCGCTGCGGTCCCGCCACCTTTCAATTAGCCAGGGCGCTCGTGGCACCGGCCCAGCTGAAGGATACACCTTTCGAAACAATCGTCgccgttctgcgcgaccacctaGCGCCGAAACCACCGGAGCTTGCCAGACGATATGAATTCCATCGCCGCGACCAGGCACCAAGTGAGTCTGCCGCCGCCTACCTCGCTGCTCTTCGAACGACGGCACAGCACTGCAACTTCAACGACCTCGACACCGTGCTACGGGACCGATTCGTGTTCGGACTGCAGAACGACATGGTGAAGCGGCGACTACTGGCGAAAAAAGAGGTGTCTTTCACCAGTGCTGTCGAGGAAGCAGTCGCCGCCGAGGCCATTGCCCGGGAAGCCAGCCTACCCTCGTTTCAAACCACGAACACGTCGAGTTTCGAGCCCGTGCACCAAGGGACGACGACTGGCGATGATGACGAGCAAGACACCGCCGAAGATGTTCTTCGGTTACGTGCGAGCCCCACTCAGCGACGGGACACCGAGAGATTGGGGGGCGGCCcctgcgccagctgtggaggccCGCACGAACGCCGCCTGTGTCGGTTCCGGGGTGCCCAGTGCAGGGAATGTGGAAAAACCGGGCACATTGCTAAGGTCTGCCGGTCCCGGAGACAGCTTAGCCCACGTCGGAATGCCAGAGACCATGCCCGGACGCAACAATTCAAGACCACTCCTCGCACAAACATTTCATACTGCGACGACTTGGCAGTTACTGCTATCAACGAAGTGTCTAAACCCGCCAAGAGGAAGATACCTGTGAGTGTAAAAATCGAAGGCACACAGTGTCAGATGGAGGTGGATTCGGGATGA